A section of the Phaseolus vulgaris cultivar G19833 chromosome 8, P. vulgaris v2.0, whole genome shotgun sequence genome encodes:
- the LOC137825384 gene encoding glycine-rich cell wall structural protein-like: MGSKMAILILGLLAMFFLVSSDVASTNAKEVKNVVGDAKYPGGGYGGGYPGGGYPGGGGGYPGGGGGYPGRGGGGYPGRGGGYPGRGGGYPGGGGYPGRGGSGGYPGRGGRCRYGCCGGRTYNGGCRRCCYAVQVDAWQRIFFHHFSHPSLPNISPFNRSILLCYSKMGLKMAILILGLLAMLLLASSEVASTNAKEATNGVGEAKYPGGGNGGGYPGNGGGYPGHGGRPGHGGGGYPGHGGGGYPGHGGGGYPGHGGGGYPGRCRYGCCGGRTYNGGCRRCCNYAGEAVAAQTQDETHN; the protein is encoded by the exons ATGGGTTCGAAAATGGCAATACTGATCCTAGGACTGTTGGCCATGTTCTTTTTGGTATCCTCAGATGTGGCATCCACCAATGCCAAAGAGG TGAAAAATGTAGTGGGTGATGCCAAATATCCTGGTGGAGGCTATGGAGGAGGGTACCCTGGCGGTGGCTATCccggtggtggtggtggttatcctggtggtggtggtggttatCCTGGTCGTGGTGGTGGTGGGTATCCTGGTCGTGGTGGTGGGTATCCTGGACGTGGCGGTGGCTATCCTGGTGGTGGTGGTTACCCTGGGCGTGGTGGCAGTGGCGGGTACCCAGGGCGAGGAGGACGGTGTCGCTATGGCTGTTGCGGTGGCCGCACATACAATGGAGGTTGCAGAAGGTGCTGCTA TGCTGTGCAAGTTGATGCCTGGCAG AGGATTTTTTTCCACCATTTTTCTCATCCTTCTTTACCAAACATATCTCCTTTTAATAGATCTATTCTACTTTGCTACTCAAAGATGGGTTTGAAGATGGCAATACTGATCCTAGGCCTGTTGGCCATGCTCCTTTTGGCCTCCTCAGAGGTCGCATCCACCAATGCAAAAGAGG CGACTAACGGAGTTGGTGAAGCCAAATATCCTGGTGGAGGCAACGGTGGTGGTTACCCAGGCAATGGCGGTGGCTATCCTGGACATGGTGGCCGCCCTGGTCATGGTGGCGGTGGCTACCCTGGCCATGGTGGCGGTGGCTACCCTGGCCACGGTGGTGGTGGCTACCCTGGCCATGGTGGTGGTGGTTACCCTGGACGCTGTCGTTACGGCTGTTGCGGTGGGCGGACATACAACGGAGGTTGCAGAAGGTGCTGCAATTACGCTGGTGAAGCTGTTGCTGCACAAACTCAGGATGAGACTCACAATTAA